The genome window GGCCCGCGCCAGCTCCCCGCGCGCCGCTACTTCGCCTTCGGCAGGTCCTTCAGCCACTCCTGCGCGAACTCGCGCGCCGCCCCGGTGGCCTCGCGACCCGCGCGGTACCACATCTTCCACTCCTCGGGCCTGGCCTCGAGGGTCTTGTCCGCGAAGTGCTTCTTGTAGCCCACCTTGGTGAGCTCGGCGTCGAAGTTGATGTCCGCGGTGGTGGCCAGGAACTCGCTGAGCCGCTTGCGCAGCGACACGTTGGGATCGGCGGGCGGGATCTTCGCGGATGCCATCTTCGCGTTGTACTCCGCCAGCTCCTTGTCATAGCGCGCCTTCCGCTTGTCGTAGTCGGCCTTCGCCGCGCCCTTGCTGGACTTCACCTGGGCCATGGCCTGCTTCATCTGCTCCTGCATCTCGGGCGGCATGTTGGCCATGTTGTCCTTCATCGCCTTCATGGCCTTGGCGGCGTTCGCGTCGGCCTGTTCGGCCCCGGCGGCGTTGTCCAGGGGCGGGACCGGCTTGCGCGGGGTCTCGGAGGCGACGTACTGGGAGTAGCGCGTCTTGAACTCGGCGGACTCGAAGTAGGCCCGCGTGAACGAGCCGAGGGCTCGCACCACCTCCGCGCGCCTGCCGGCGGGAATGGCCTTGAGGGCCGATGCCCCGTCCGGCACGCCCTTGAGGCCGCGCGCGAGGCCGTAGTACAGGTGCTCTTTCGCCTGGTCCTTGTCGATCTCGTACTGGCTGAACACGTCGGCGGCAAGGAGGGCCACCGGGAGCGCGACGGCGGCCAGCAGCAGGAACGGGATCACACGTCTCATGGATTCCTCCGATTCCGGGTTCGATGACGGGGGATGATGGGGGATCGCGGGGCCGCCGACTTCCTGGCTTCCCGCGGCCCGTGGCGGCCAGCCGCCGCCCGGGGTTCGGTGTACTGTACGGTCAGCCCCGGGCCGCGGCCACCAGCTGCTTCACCCGCTCCGCGTCTACCGGGTTCGAGACGTCGCCCTCGCGCTTCACCCACGTACCCACCACCGCGCCGTCGCAGGCCGCGAACCACGCCGCGGCGGTCTCCAGCGTGACCCCGCTGGCCACCAGCAGCGGCGCCGATGGCAGCGCGGCCCTCACCCGGGCGGCATCCTCGAGGGAGGCCGGCTTGCCGGTGCCCGAGCCGGTGACCAGCAGCGCGTCGGCGGCCCCGCGCAGGTAGGTGTCCTCGGCAGCCTGCTCCAGCTCTAGCGGCGCCAGGGGGGAGGCATGCTTCACCAGGATGTCCGCGAAGATCAGCGCGGCGCTGCCCAGGGCGCGCCGCAGCCGCACCGTCCCGGCCGCCCGGCCCTGGATCAGGCCCTGGTCGGTGACCATTGCGCCGGTGTGCACGTTCACCCGGATGAAGTCGGCGTCACAGGCCGCGGCGATGCCCAGCGCGGCTTCCGCGTCGCTGCGCAGCACGTTCACGCCCAGGGGCACGCGCGCCTCGCGCCGCAGTTCCGCCACCGCGCGGGCCATGGCGGCCGTGGTCACCGGGGGCACGCGGTCGGCGTGAAACGGCTCGTC of Candidatus Eisenbacteria bacterium contains these proteins:
- a CDS encoding BtpA/SgcQ family protein, with protein sequence MSQAFRALFGPKDRDRPLLVGVVHLLPLPGAPRHRPAAEGRGGMNAVIEHALADASSLQAGGARAIIVENFGDEPFHADRVPPVTTAAMARAVAELRREARVPLGVNVLRSDAEAALGIAAACDADFIRVNVHTGAMVTDQGLIQGRAAGTVRLRRALGSAALIFADILVKHASPLAPLELEQAAEDTYLRGAADALLVTGSGTGKPASLEDAARVRAALPSAPLLVASGVTLETAAAWFAACDGAVVGTWVKREGDVSNPVDAERVKQLVAAARG